From Coffea arabica cultivar ET-39 chromosome 2e, Coffea Arabica ET-39 HiFi, whole genome shotgun sequence, the proteins below share one genomic window:
- the LOC113724723 gene encoding probably inactive receptor-like protein kinase At2g46850: MSSHLQVLQNFKYSKSCVFVILALVLLLDDQIKASTDPPLSQRKDVSSSSSYYSGGGERCGIFQIPFPFCLNASSASSSPACKWSGLLSGAFSLSCLNSSSLFLNIASQSYRVLYFFQDGVLVDFPNTSVCHRGYNDLNSFAFAGDQYFGISTDNVVALYGCQDASPCKTDCGKSLMPDCDHDGGGVAAGVGGYPACCYPLSDFSISNGFSFFSQYGCRGLSSWVILPGNRTGMGGVKLEWAIPRNSTLATCATNGDAINASSVKSGMRCQCRDGFLGDGFTFGLGCFKPCQGDGKEAPVNDRYRKNHHTVQAIILAGALAAVSTIASFVGLCCLLKRQQSSQCSRHEPDESCSDGSSMSFSTAHTTQMFTFHELEQATRGFDNGQKLSDGIKSALYTGDILDGSRVAVHMIRCESGTELTQIFSRVQALSAISHKNMAHLLGWSIDSSTYTLLVVYDYPANGTLEEQISKIEDPKMIGLDWFKRLNIVAETASFLAFLQHEISPPIFHFDLQSCHIFLDDEFSVKIAGFGLGISNPLPNCSYTKMHDVYNLGLILLEVITGTKSMDIPVTALQMIRNGKLEEVVDPFLCYHEQPLCRREQIEILADLTTRCLLFGVDGKLGMTDVARELMHITKESLDGSRRRCPSLEETFSNSSLLQMISMSPDSLYVP; the protein is encoded by the exons ATGTCCTCGCATCTTCAagtcctccaaaatttcaaatattcCAAAAGCTGCGTCTTCGTAATCCTAGCACTAGTGCTTCTACTGGACGACCAAATAAAAGCTTCTACCGACCCTCCCTTATCGCAAAGAAAAGATGTATCGTCCTCGTCTTCCTATTACTCGGGTGGCGGTGAAAGGTGCGGGATCTTTCAAATCCCGTTCCCCTTCTGCCTGAATGCCAGCAGCGCTTCTTCTTCTCCTGCTTGCAAGTGGTCAGGGTTACTTTCAGGTGCCTTCAGCCTCTCGTGCCTCAACTCCTCCTCACTGTTCCTCAACATTGCCTCTCAAAGCTACCGCGTCCTCTACTTCTTTCAGGACGGTGTACTGGTCGATTTTCCCAACACGTCCGTTTGTCATCGCGGCTACAACGACCTCAATTCTTTCGCTTTTGCAGGGGACCAGTACTTTGGCATCTCCACCGATAATGTGGTAGCCCTGTATGGTTGCCAGGATGCTTCCCCTTGCAAAACAGACTGCGGAAAAAGCTTAATGCCAGATTGCGATCATGATGGCGGTGGCGTTGCTGCTGGTGTTGGTGGATATCCTGCTTGCTGCTATCCACTCTCTGACTTCAGTATTAGTAAtggtttctctttcttttcccagTATGGATGCAGAGGACTCTCCTCTTGGGTTATTCTGCCAGGGAACAGAACAGGCATGGGGGGAGTGAAGCTGGAGTGGGCAATTCCCAGAAATTCGACCCTAGCCACTTGTGCTACAAACGGTGACGCTATCAATGCCTCGTCTGTCAAGTCAGGGATGAGATGCCAATGTCGTGACGGATTCCTCGGTGATGGATTTACTTTTGGGCTTGGATGCTTCAAGC CCTGCCAGGGTGATGGAAAGGAAGCTCCGGTCAACGATCGTTACCGAAAGAACCATCACACGGTACAAGCAATAATTCTAGCTG GAGCTCTGGCTGCAGTTTCCACGATCGCGTCCTTCGTAGGACTCTGCTGTCTTCTAAAAAGACAGCAGAGTAGTCAGTGTAGTAGACATGAGCCCGATGAAAGCTGCAGCGATGGTTCAAGTATGTCATTCAGCACAGCCCACACGACCCAAATGTTTACTTTCCATGAGCTTGAGCAAGCGACGAGAGGATTCGATAATGGGCAAAAACTATCTGACGGCATCAAATCCGCACTATATACCGGAGATATCTTGGATGGATCTCGTGTTGCTGTTCACATGATACGATGCGAGAGTGGAACTGAGCTGACCCAAATCTTTTCACGAGTCCAGGCCCTATCAGCTATTTCGCACAAGAACATGGCCCACTTGCTTGGATGGTCTATTGATTCTTCTACATATACTCTGCTGGTGGTGTATGACTATCCGGCTAATGGAACTCTGGAAGAACAAATATCCAAAATCGAAGATCCAAAGATGATAGGACTTGACTGGTTTAAGAGACTGAATATTGTTGCTGAAACTGCGAGTTTTCTTGCATTTCTTCAGCATGAGATTTCTCCTCCCATTTTTCATTTTGATCTCCAATCTTGTCATATCTTCTTAGATGATGAGTTTTCCGTAAAGATTGCTGGATTTGGGCTAGGCATCTCCAATCCACTACCTAACTGCTCATACACCAAAATGCATGATGTTTACAACCTTGGTCTGATTCTTTTAGAGGTCATCACAGGTACAAAATCTATGGATATTCCTGTGACAGCTTTGCAGATGATAAGGAATGGAAAGCTCGAAGAAGTCGTAGACCCATTTCTTTGCTATCATGAACAGCCTCTCTGTCGTCGAGAGCAGATTGAGATTCTTGCGGACCTTACAACCAGATGCTTGTTGTTTGGTGTAGATGGCAAACTTGGCATGACAGATGTCGCTAGAGAGCTAATGCACATCACAAAAGAAAGTCTTGATGGCAGCCGTAGGAGGTGCCCTTCACTGGAGGAAACATTTTCCAATTCAAGCCTCCTTCAGATGATATCCATGTCTCCTGATTCTCTTTATGTGCCTTGA
- the LOC113728230 gene encoding protein LATE ELONGATED HYPOCOTYL isoform X1 — protein sequence MDTYSSGEELIIKARKPYTITKQRERWTEEEHNRFLEALKLYGRAWQRIEEHIGTKTAVQIRSHAQKFFTKLEKEALAKGTPIGQALDIEIPPPRPKRKPCNPYPRKMSIGLPTSQVESKDGKLGNPSSSLPQAEHILDLEKEPAAEKPEGEKFEDAKENHDEGESNKCFNLLQASPGISPSSANTCSSTMASGKSSVLKEFVPIFNEVVNRDETIESYVTVEAGPNQNSDKFYTIQSFEENGTCNSRNWANAHSLNDKPAQNKGNVPEQSENIDTSPKNGVQSPKSQPRHVAVHILDGSLRMNAPNVSAHMPYEESSFHEIGGVNSNIFSTLSSSATSQHQSSASRFSISQPFVGFNPIWTPVHQEDYHSFLHASSTFSNLIVSALLQNPTAHAAGSFAASLWPCSTTEAPVESPGGSTGGFTARQMNAAPSITSIAAATVAAATAWWTAHGLLPLCAPFHMGLNYVPVSGSAVPAVTNQPRVDITERREEISGPPLDAKHLEPEFSEALQEQHSTSKSPTLSLSDSEESKGLNSSNKSTAKKTDSAAVTDVNDSNKPKGRKRVDRSSCGSNTPSSSEVETDALEKLEKGKEELREPVVSQPIADSSGRRSRSSSSTSDSWKEVSEEGRLAFQALFSREVLPQSFSPPHDSKNKGKNTNEKNKDNADEKGDEGYLLDLNGKMCMNSAIDQELENNSSLRCLNITEGGLLTTGKLKVRRTGFKPYKRCSVEAKENRLVCAGSQEEEKGTKRIRLEGEASYSLNMQHR from the exons TTGGAGAAGGAAGCCCTTGCTAAAGGAACCCCAATAGGACAAGCTCTTGATATTGAAATTCCACCTCCCCGTCCCAAAAGGAAACCATGTAATCCATATCCTCGAAAGATGAGCATTGGTCTGCCTACTTCCCAGGTGGAATCAAAGGATGGAAAATTAGGGAATCCAAGTTCTTCTCTGCCCCAGGCTGAACACATACTAGATCTGGAGAAAGAACCAGCTGCTGAG AAACCTGAGGGTGAGAAGTTTGAAGATGCTAAGGAAAATCATGATGAGGGTGAATCCAATAAATGTTTCAACCTTCTCCAAGCATCTCCTGGTATCTCCCCATCTTCAGCAAACACATGCTCCTCAACAATGGCTTCAGGAAAATCGTCTGTCCTTAAGGAGTTCGTGCCAATTTTCAATGAGGTGGTCAATAGGGATGAAACTATTGAATCCTATGTTACTGTTGAAGCCGGACCAAATCAGAATTCAGACAAATTTTATACCATACAGTCATTTGAGGAGAATGGCACTTGTAACAGCAGAAATTGGGCAAATGCACACTCTTTAAATGATAAACCGGCTCAAAACAAAGGAAATGTACCGGAACAATCTGAAAATATTGACACCTCGCCAAAAAATGGTGTACAATCTCCGAAGAGCCAACCCAGACATGTTGCGGTGCACATTCTTGATGGGAGCTTAAGAATGAATGCTCCGAATGTTTCTGCCCATATGCCATATGAGGAATCCTCATTTCATGAGATCGGTGGGGTTAATTCAAACATATTCTCTACTCTTTCTTCATCTGCTACATCTCAGCATCAGAGCAGTGCATCCAGGTTTTCCATTAGCCAGCCATTTGTCGGTTTCAATCCTATCTGGACTCCAGTCCATCAAGAAGATTACCATTCATTCCTGCATGCGTCCTCTACCTTCTCAAATCTAATTGTATCTGCTTTATTACAAAATCCAACGGCTCATGCTGCAGGAAGCTTTGCTGCTAGTTTGTGGCCATGCTCAACCACAGAAGCTCCTGTGGAGTCACCTGGAGGAAGTACAGGAGGATTTACAGCAAGACAGATGAATGCAGCTCCAAGCATAACATCAATTGCCGCGGCCACAGTGGCAGCTGCAACTGCATGGTGGACAGCCCATGGGCTTTTGCCACTTTGTGCTCCATTTCACATGGGTTTAAACTATGTGCCTGTTTCAGGCTCCGCAGTTCCTGCAGTTACCAATCAACCAAGAGTTGACATTActgaaagaagagaagaaatcaGTGGTCCTCCCTTGGATGCTAAACATCTGGAACCAGAATTTTCTGAAGCTCTGCAAGAGCAGCATTCAACCTCAAAATCACCGACTTTGTCATTGTCAGATTCTGAGGAAAGTAAAGGTCTGAATTCAAGTAATAAATCAACTGCTAAAAAAACTGATAGTGCAGCAGTGACTGATGTTAATGATTCAAACAAGCCAAAGGGTAGGAAACGGGTAGACCGCTCTTCATGTGGATCAAATACACCTTCGAGCAGTGAAGTAGAGACAGATGCTTTGGAGAAGCTTGAGAAAGGAAAGGAAGAGTTAAGGGAACCTGTTGTAAGTCAGCCTATTGCTGATTCTAGCGGTCGACGAAGTAGAAGCTCCAGCAGTACAAGCGATTCTTGGAAGGAGGTTTCTGAGGAG GGCCGGCTGGCTTTTCAGGCTCTATTTTCCAGGGAAGTACTGCCACAAAGCTTTTCTCCTCCACATGATTCAAAGAATAAAGGAAAGAACACTAATGAGAAAAATAAGGATAACGCAGATGAGAAAGGTGACGAGGGATATCTGCTAGACCTCAATGGGAAGATGTGCATGAATTCTGCCATTGATCAAGAATTGGAGAATAATTCGAGTTTAAGATGTTTAAACATCACGGAAGGGGGACTACTGACTACGGGAAAACTGAAAGTGCGTCGGACAGGATTTAAACCTTACAAAAGGTGCTCTGTGGAGGCCAAGGAGAACAGGTTGGTATGTGCTGGaagccaagaagaagaaaaaggtacGAAGAGAATACGGTTGGAGGGTGAGGCTTCCTACTCATTGAACATGCAACACAGATGA
- the LOC113728230 gene encoding protein LATE ELONGATED HYPOCOTYL isoform X2 — protein sequence MSIGLPTSQVESKDGKLGNPSSSLPQAEHILDLEKEPAAEKPEGEKFEDAKENHDEGESNKCFNLLQASPGISPSSANTCSSTMASGKSSVLKEFVPIFNEVVNRDETIESYVTVEAGPNQNSDKFYTIQSFEENGTCNSRNWANAHSLNDKPAQNKGNVPEQSENIDTSPKNGVQSPKSQPRHVAVHILDGSLRMNAPNVSAHMPYEESSFHEIGGVNSNIFSTLSSSATSQHQSSASRFSISQPFVGFNPIWTPVHQEDYHSFLHASSTFSNLIVSALLQNPTAHAAGSFAASLWPCSTTEAPVESPGGSTGGFTARQMNAAPSITSIAAATVAAATAWWTAHGLLPLCAPFHMGLNYVPVSGSAVPAVTNQPRVDITERREEISGPPLDAKHLEPEFSEALQEQHSTSKSPTLSLSDSEESKGLNSSNKSTAKKTDSAAVTDVNDSNKPKGRKRVDRSSCGSNTPSSSEVETDALEKLEKGKEELREPVVSQPIADSSGRRSRSSSSTSDSWKEVSEEGRLAFQALFSREVLPQSFSPPHDSKNKGKNTNEKNKDNADEKGDEGYLLDLNGKMCMNSAIDQELENNSSLRCLNITEGGLLTTGKLKVRRTGFKPYKRCSVEAKENRLVCAGSQEEEKGTKRIRLEGEASYSLNMQHR from the exons ATGAGCATTGGTCTGCCTACTTCCCAGGTGGAATCAAAGGATGGAAAATTAGGGAATCCAAGTTCTTCTCTGCCCCAGGCTGAACACATACTAGATCTGGAGAAAGAACCAGCTGCTGAG AAACCTGAGGGTGAGAAGTTTGAAGATGCTAAGGAAAATCATGATGAGGGTGAATCCAATAAATGTTTCAACCTTCTCCAAGCATCTCCTGGTATCTCCCCATCTTCAGCAAACACATGCTCCTCAACAATGGCTTCAGGAAAATCGTCTGTCCTTAAGGAGTTCGTGCCAATTTTCAATGAGGTGGTCAATAGGGATGAAACTATTGAATCCTATGTTACTGTTGAAGCCGGACCAAATCAGAATTCAGACAAATTTTATACCATACAGTCATTTGAGGAGAATGGCACTTGTAACAGCAGAAATTGGGCAAATGCACACTCTTTAAATGATAAACCGGCTCAAAACAAAGGAAATGTACCGGAACAATCTGAAAATATTGACACCTCGCCAAAAAATGGTGTACAATCTCCGAAGAGCCAACCCAGACATGTTGCGGTGCACATTCTTGATGGGAGCTTAAGAATGAATGCTCCGAATGTTTCTGCCCATATGCCATATGAGGAATCCTCATTTCATGAGATCGGTGGGGTTAATTCAAACATATTCTCTACTCTTTCTTCATCTGCTACATCTCAGCATCAGAGCAGTGCATCCAGGTTTTCCATTAGCCAGCCATTTGTCGGTTTCAATCCTATCTGGACTCCAGTCCATCAAGAAGATTACCATTCATTCCTGCATGCGTCCTCTACCTTCTCAAATCTAATTGTATCTGCTTTATTACAAAATCCAACGGCTCATGCTGCAGGAAGCTTTGCTGCTAGTTTGTGGCCATGCTCAACCACAGAAGCTCCTGTGGAGTCACCTGGAGGAAGTACAGGAGGATTTACAGCAAGACAGATGAATGCAGCTCCAAGCATAACATCAATTGCCGCGGCCACAGTGGCAGCTGCAACTGCATGGTGGACAGCCCATGGGCTTTTGCCACTTTGTGCTCCATTTCACATGGGTTTAAACTATGTGCCTGTTTCAGGCTCCGCAGTTCCTGCAGTTACCAATCAACCAAGAGTTGACATTActgaaagaagagaagaaatcaGTGGTCCTCCCTTGGATGCTAAACATCTGGAACCAGAATTTTCTGAAGCTCTGCAAGAGCAGCATTCAACCTCAAAATCACCGACTTTGTCATTGTCAGATTCTGAGGAAAGTAAAGGTCTGAATTCAAGTAATAAATCAACTGCTAAAAAAACTGATAGTGCAGCAGTGACTGATGTTAATGATTCAAACAAGCCAAAGGGTAGGAAACGGGTAGACCGCTCTTCATGTGGATCAAATACACCTTCGAGCAGTGAAGTAGAGACAGATGCTTTGGAGAAGCTTGAGAAAGGAAAGGAAGAGTTAAGGGAACCTGTTGTAAGTCAGCCTATTGCTGATTCTAGCGGTCGACGAAGTAGAAGCTCCAGCAGTACAAGCGATTCTTGGAAGGAGGTTTCTGAGGAG GGCCGGCTGGCTTTTCAGGCTCTATTTTCCAGGGAAGTACTGCCACAAAGCTTTTCTCCTCCACATGATTCAAAGAATAAAGGAAAGAACACTAATGAGAAAAATAAGGATAACGCAGATGAGAAAGGTGACGAGGGATATCTGCTAGACCTCAATGGGAAGATGTGCATGAATTCTGCCATTGATCAAGAATTGGAGAATAATTCGAGTTTAAGATGTTTAAACATCACGGAAGGGGGACTACTGACTACGGGAAAACTGAAAGTGCGTCGGACAGGATTTAAACCTTACAAAAGGTGCTCTGTGGAGGCCAAGGAGAACAGGTTGGTATGTGCTGGaagccaagaagaagaaaaaggtacGAAGAGAATACGGTTGGAGGGTGAGGCTTCCTACTCATTGAACATGCAACACAGATGA